From one Drosophila subpulchrella strain 33 F10 #4 breed RU33 chromosome 3L, RU_Dsub_v1.1 Primary Assembly, whole genome shotgun sequence genomic stretch:
- the LOC119555014 gene encoding LOW QUALITY PROTEIN: putative uncharacterized protein DDB_G0294196 (The sequence of the model RefSeq protein was modified relative to this genomic sequence to represent the inferred CDS: substituted 1 base at 1 genomic stop codon): MAKSGLHXDQLRSALKLYSYKYHYFHQIRHQMPHSQTSNKMKTFCLTLALCACLAAADVSHLQPGSSYLPPPRPEHAVSMSIEPQELRELPEQVEYMRLNEQGQMEAMPSSLLTPPAPADQEEEAQPSTRYLPPAPAPVPLPVQMDAEPMMMAQMEMMAPEEVVMEKLQEQPEPANRYLPPAPVSEEQLTYQQYQEQMHQFQMQEQQQQQQQQEVQPQEQQPQQFQDQPAEEEQQMPYVLDVQQPMAPSDVETQEQLEPEPAHELRADGYHYKQAEEQRRLRH; this comes from the exons ATGGCCAAAAGCGGCTTACACTGAGACCAATTGCG GTCCGCTCTGAAGCTGTACTCCTATAAATATCATTACTTCCACCAGATCCGACATCAGATGCCTCACAGCCAAACATCCAACAAGATG AAAACCTTCTGCCTGACCCTCGCTTTGTGCGCCTGCCTGGCCGCCGCGGATGTGTCCCACCTGCAGCCCGGGAGCAGCTACCTTCCGCCTCCTCGTCCGGAGCACGCGGTGTCCATGAGCATCGAGCCGCAGGAGCTGCGTGAGCTGCCCGAACAGGTGGAGTACATGCGTCTGAATGAGCAGGGTCAGATGGAGGCGATGCCCAGCAGCCTGCTCACTCCCCCAGCTCCCGCGGATCAGGAGGAAGAAGCCCAGCCCTCCACTCGCTACCTGCCACCTGCACCTGCTCCAGTTCCTCTTCCAGTCCAGATGGATGCTGAGCCCATGATGATGGCCCAGATGGAGATGATGGCTCCTGAGGAGGTTGTCATGGAGAAGCTCCAGGAGCAGCCAGAGCCCGCCAATCGTTACCTGCCCCCTGCACCCGTTTCCGAGGAGCAGTTGACCTACCAGCAGTACCAGGAGCAGATGCATCAGTTCCAGATGCaggaacagcagcagcagcagcagcagcaggaggtTCAGCCCCAGGAGCAGCAGCCCCAGCAGTTCCAGGATCAGCCAgcggaggaggagcagcagatGCCCTACGTTCTGGATGTCCAGCAGCCCATGGCTCCATCCGATGTGGAGACCCAGGAGCAACTGGAGCCGGAGCCCGCCCACGAGCTCCGTGCTGATGGCTATCACTACAAACAGGCCGAGGAGCAGCGTCGTCTGCGTCATTAA
- the LOC119553530 gene encoding uncharacterized protein LOC119553530 produces the protein MYECSRCGNQRNRLSPRACEKFESALKDCIEGASSWCNLCGKLTFFMKCSSDSARQLLSNSLDSIDSVPLTISTGLLRGALNSRTDIQNQQAASLANHLNNWAVEAVDPPKNGGSFGVLRNRHGYLVRNRNIQDEAVTPPVTPLNVTSIASTPSQSDESTVSKSRPEGRSKKTTSAGRSTRYEKIKGIELLRSTPPRHLNPELPLESDRRLPPVNPYTRLYKHRDDRSQKSQTSTKRVKSIDVNSAVPGFTVKDIKKLQRRFAAEESSEPGTSKQSRDQRMNPSYARPKNTSNVELQKKLLEKRLQMRKLAAIRTRLDVESKRAQTELDVLERSNLPSSSRRSKRQSGGAHMALQQLVSRLQVEKQIEKGKKLLRKNSLETVMKALREQIKPNIKINELYWDQTSLESHKPSAPPLETETETDTETLTESDWVFRPETIIDSGSSNTQAESIVVKKKRVNVPLPYQLKNPIAKPGNVGFYMPSAYRPKDYIQRSQPLGESRRICVLLSSAQRALFRRFVNDPLDIVKLIRCLDESTEVTLNAPSAQFSTIACSEQELIHLIEKKPHVTKMPKATELDVSRSPVRCPDFHCQRLFFVSDLNNHLLLDHLSLTIERIKARETKTFFLDTNMTMIDRPNCHMVYMVREKIFDRHAEDLRDLLPVLVMSARTYLTKTLAIPGSRAAQTISRVKSSSDMELFVLWLTGFVPRNMRPMATISLWSTMGPTMASCVSVNTGYIYDIRAPNVVGEICRSRCSMVLPMKMITQMTKNARRFLAVQVQIY, from the coding sequence ATGTACGAATGCAGTCGCTGCGGTAATCAAAGGAACAGACTAAGTCCTCGCGCCTGCGAAAAATTCGAAAGCGCCTTGAAGGATTGCATAGAGGGTGCCTCCAGTTGGTGTAACTTGTGCGGCAAACTGACCTTCTTTATGAAGTGCTCCAGTGATTCGGCTCGGCAACTTCTCAGCAACAGCTTGGACTCGATCGATTCGGTTCCCCTTACCATATCAACTGGTTTGCTTAGAGGTGCCCTCAATTCGCGCACTGATATCCAGAATCAGCAGGCCGCCAGTCTGGCTAACCATCTGAATAACTGGGCCGTCGAGGCCGTGGATCCTCCGAAGAACGGTGGATCCTTCGGTGTATTGCGCAACAGGCATGGCTACTTGGTTCGGAATCGGAACATCCAAGATGAGGCTGTCACACCACCAGTGACTCCACTTAATGTTACTTCAATTGCGAGTACTCCATCACAGAGCGATGAAAGTACTGTAAGTAAATCAAGGCCTGAGGGACGGTCCAAAAAAACCACATCAGCAGGAAGAAGTACAAGATATGAAAAGATCAAGGGCATCGAACTCTTAAGATCCACGCCCCCCAGGCATCTGAATCCAGAATTACCCCTTGAGTCGGATCGTCGTCTACCCCCTGTTAATCCTTATACAAGATTGTACAAGCATCGCGATGACCGTAGCCAAAAATCTCAAACCTCTACGAAGCGAGTGAAGAGTATAGATGTCAATTCTGCTGTCCCTGGTTTCACCGTCAAGGATATAAAAAAGTTGCAGCGTCGCTTTGCTGCCGAAGAATCCTCCGAGCCTGGGACCTCCAAGCAGTCAAGGGATCAAAGGATGAACCCCTCATATGCCAGGCCTAAGAATACCAGCAATGTCGAGCTTCAGAAGAAGCTCCTTGAGAAACGGCTACAAATGCGGAAGTTGGCTGCCATACGAACAAGGCTCGATGTGGAAAGTAAGAGAGCCCAAACGGAACTGGATGTCCTGGAGAGAAGTAATCTTCCCTCGTCCTCAAGACGAAGTAAGCGACAGAGTGGAGGAGCTCACATGGCACTGCAACAGCTGGTCTCTAGACTGCAAGTTGAGAAACAAATTGAAAAAGGAAAGAAGTTGCTCAGGAAAAATAGTCTGGAGACAGTGATGAAGGCCCTACGCGAACAAATTAAACCAAATATAAAGATAAACGAGTTGTACTGGGATCAAACGTCCCTGGAAAGCCATAAGCCATCGGCTCCACCTCTAgaaactgaaaccgaaaccgaTACGGAAACCCTGACTGAAAGTGATTGGGTTTTCAGGCCGGAAACCATCATAGATAGTGGCTCATCAAACACACAAGCTGAAAGTATTGTTGTGAAAAAGAAGAGGGTAAATGTACCCCTGCCCTATCAGCTGAAAAATCCCATTGCGAAACCCGGTAATGTGGGATTTTACATGCCCAGCGCCTATCGTCCCAAGGATTATATTCAGCGATCCCAGCCATTGGGTGAATCCCGCAGGATCTGTGTCCTGTTGTCATCGGCGCAGCGTGCTTTATTTCGGAGATTCGTAAACGATCCCCTGGATATAGTGAAGTTGATCAGGTGTCTGGATGAATCAACGGAGGTGACCTTGAATGCACCCAGCGCTCAGTTCTCCACGATAGCCTGTTCGGAGCAGGAACTGATCCATCTGATCGAGAAGAAACCGCACGTGACCAAGATGCCAAAGGCCACGGAACTGGATGTCTCCCGATCGCCAGTTCGTTGTCCCGATTTCCACTGCCAGAGGCTTTTCTTCGTCTCCGATTTGAATAACCATCTGCTGCTGGATCATCTATCCCTGACCATCGAGCGAATCAAGGCGAGGGAGACCAAGACCTTCTTTCTGGACACCAACATGACGATGATCGATAGGCCCAATTGCCACATGGTCTATATGGTGCGAGAAAAGATCTTCGATAGGCATGCCGAGGATCTGCGCGATCTGCTGCCCGTTCTGGTGATGAGTGCTCGCACCTATCTGACCAAGACCTTGGCTATTCCAGGATCTCGGGCTGCCCAGACTATCAGCCGGGTGAAATCCAGTTCCGATATGGAGCTCTTCGTCCTCTGGCTGACCGGATTTGTGCCGCGCAATATGCGACCTATGGCCACCATTTCGCTGTGGTCCACTATGGGTCCCACGATGGCCAGTTGTGTTAGCGTTAATACTGGCTATATCTACGATATCCGGGCTCCCAACGTGGTGGGTGAAATCTGCCGCAGTCGTTGCTCCATGGTGCTGCCCATGAAAATGATCACCCAGATGACCAAGAATGCACGCCGATTCCTGGCCGTTCAGGTGCAGATCTACTGA
- the LOC119554203 gene encoding uncharacterized protein LOC119554203 has product MSSQVGEKRGVVGSGNEEVATMDPTESDFALELKPTPKQTCIPEHQRQRLVSSDTSVYQRDGVFDMPDKSWSVLYFSSGKDRALK; this is encoded by the exons ATGTCGTCTCAGGTCGGTGAAAAGCGCGGGGTAGTCGGCAGTGGCAACGAGGAAGTGGCCACCATGGATCCCACCGAGAGCGACTTCGCCCTGGAGCTGAAGCCCACCCCCAAGCAGACCTGCATTCCGGAGCACCAGCGCCAGCGATTGGTCAGCTCGGACACCAG TGTTTACCAGCGAGATGGCGTTTTCGATATGCCGGACAAGTCCTGGTCGGTATTGTATTTCAGCTCTGGGAAGGACAGGGCCTTGAAGTAG